A single window of Anomaloglossus baeobatrachus isolate aAnoBae1 chromosome 5, aAnoBae1.hap1, whole genome shotgun sequence DNA harbors:
- the LOC142312476 gene encoding oocyte zinc finger protein XlCOF29-like, translating to MVSTFTYTDWFLLKDIQENFLSRMDLDRDKMAERILHLTLEILFRITGEDYTVVKKTSSERCQAPVSEGWGRPLSPITGPPPHPPIHEDINDQKILELTYKMIELLTGEVTLLGMLGHYTVTL from the exons ATGGTTTCAACCTTCACATACACGGACTGGTTCCTCCTGAAGGATATCCAAG AAAATTTCCTGTCCAGGATGGatctggacagggacaagatggcggagaggatattacacctcaccctagagatcctcttccggattactggagag gattacacagtagtgaagaagacctctagtgagcgctgtcaggcccctgtgtctgagggatggggaagacccctgagcccaatcacggggcctccacctcaccccccgatacatgaggacatcaatgaccagaagatcctagaactcacctacaagatgattgagctgctgactggagaggtgacactgctgggaatgctgggacattatacagtaacgctatga